A stretch of the Acyrthosiphon pisum isolate AL4f chromosome A2, pea_aphid_22Mar2018_4r6ur, whole genome shotgun sequence genome encodes the following:
- the LOC100161113 gene encoding probable multidrug resistance-associated protein lethal(2)03659 isoform X2, translated as MIVGTARRFENCWMLNLFKIGQDRDLDETDLYTTLDDQVSSSLGDKLEKEWRLELTNAYSANRTPSLPRALIKMFGYKYMFIGFIFAINDIIFKVSGPLLVGGLLAYFNPDGSNTTDLKNAYMYASGIVLSLLIIMILQHSSIQENLQCAMKMRVACCSIIFRKALCLSQTALGETTVGQVINLISNDVGRFDVAMTSIHYIWIGPLLTTVVIYFLWHEIGISSLIGVSGFLFFIPLQCLLGKKMSEYRLKTATITDERIRLMNEIISGIQIIKMYTWEKPFAKLIEHTRKKEMKQIRITSFLGILTFAFQVVQAKLQLFISILSFMLLGNNISIRKVFVLAAFFSVLQQPMTRFFGRGLAQLAELKISLKRIQNFMLLEEKDSKIPNLSTSAVKPLTIGVIKSDINTDNLDIKKNPCSNGFGIVFSNASAKWTDIQTCNTLENINLNIIPGRLVAIIGPVGSGKSSLLQAVLRELPLSTGKISVCGKVSYAAQEPWLFAGTVQQNILFGSPMDKERYKQVISVCALKTDFKQFPHGDRTLVGERGVTLSGGQRSRINVARAIYKQADIYLLDDPLSAVDSKVGRHLFEKCIKDYLKEKACVLITHQVQYLTDVDQIILMDNGSIVAEGSYQELQATAFEFAKSLGSSDDTRTNDPENDTNNSLNAHMVSTLLGSNKSISSSQNDVNVSGDLAEKSKNTDKSRSSGRVSIKVYRSYLSANGSVFKVFLVLFCFILTQVLATGVDYWISFWISHEEYVLHNTISYNISNNNGTLSSSDSFTTLLFSSNFRQNCMILYAIILIFLIITIIVRCVTYVLFCTRASINVHNQMFDRFIKATMLFFNTRSSGDMLNRFSKDIGAVDEMLPYIIFDCLQLAMLLLGIIFIVGFVNSYLMIPTCIMVVVFYKIRVFNLPTSRSIKRLEGITRSPVFAHMKETLRGLTTIRAYKVEQILINEFDEHQDLHSSAWNMYICANQAFGLWLDLVSITYIGIVIFSFFAVENDHGGNIGLTITQTITLTSIIQWGVRQLSVLENQMTSVERILEYTDLPQEADFQSPAEKAPPNEWPFSGKIEFQNFNLRYSLDSPYVLKNLNFQIQPMEKIGIVGRTGAGKSSIIGALFRFAFNEGSIIIDDIEIHKLGLHDLRSKFSIIPQEPVLFSGTMRTNLDPFDEYPDLVLWNALDEVELKTVVEKLPGGLNSKMSAFGSNFSVGQRQLLCLARAIVRNNKIIILDEATANVDPQTDVLIQNTIRNKFKLCTVLTIAHRLNTIMDSDRVLVMDAGTVVEFDHSYNLLKNKDGFLYKMVEQTGIITSELLHNMASESFNVQTK; from the exons ttGGATGTTAAACCTGTTCAAAATAGGACAAGACAGAGATTTAGATGAAACCGATTTATACACGACATTGGACGACCAGGTATCATCATCATTAGGCGATAAATtagaaaa GGAATGGCGTTTAGAACTGACCAATGCATATTCTGCGAATCGTACGCCTAGTCTGCCGAGAGCTCtgattaaaatgtttggttataaatatatgttcatTGGATTTATATTCGccatcaatgatattatttttaa agtATCTGGGCCACTATTAGTTGGCGGGTTATTAGCATATTTCAACCCCGATGGTTCCAACACTACAGACCTGAAAAACGCATACATGTATGCGTCTGGTATAGTACTTTCCttgttaattataatgatattgcaACATTCAAGTATTCAAGAAAACTTACAATGTGCGATGAAGATGCGAGTTGCTTGCTGTTCTATCATATTTAGAAAG GCATTGTGTTTAAGTCAAACAGCTCTTGGTGAGACCACTGTGGGTCaagtaataaatttgatatcgAATGATGTTGGTCGATTCGATGTTGCAATGACCTCAATTCATTATATATGGATTGGTCCTCTGCTAACAACtgtggtaatatattttttgtggcATGAAATTGGCATATCGTCATTAATTGGAGTAtctggatttttattttttattccattaCAAT GTTTGTTGGGGAAAAAAATGTCCGAATATCGATTGAAGACGGCCACAATTACCGATGAGAGAATACGTTTAATGAACGAAATAATTTCGGGaatacaaataatcaaaatgtaCACTTGGGAAAAACCATTTGCAAAACTTATAGAACATACCAGAAA AAAGGAAATGAAACAAATTCGAATAACTTCATTTCTGGGAATTCTAACTTTTGCGTTTCAAGTAGTTCAAGCTAAACTTCAGCTGTTCATCAGTATTTTATCATTCATGTTACTTGGAAACAATATCTCAATCagaaaa gtttttgtctTAGCTGCATTTTTCTCTGTATTGCAACAACCAATGACGAGGTTCTTCGGCCGAGGTTTAGCGCAATTAGCTGAACTGAAAATTTCTCTGAAACGCATACAG AACTTTATGTTGCTTGAAGAAAAAGATAGCAAAATCCCAAATCTTTCAACATCTGCAGTCAAACCATTAACAATTGGAGTTATAAAATCGGACATAAATACAGACAAtcttgatattaaaaaaaacccatgTTCAAATGGTTTTGGTATAGTTTTTTCGAATGCTAGTGCAAAGTGGACAGACATCCAAACATGTAACACTTTGGAAAACATTAATCTAAATATCATACCAGGACGATTGGTGGCAATTATCGGACCAGTAGGATCCGGAAAA AGTTCATTATTACAAGCAGTCTTACGCGAATTGCCACTTTCCACAGGTAAAATATCCGTTTGTGGTAAAGTGTCTTATGCAGCACAAGAACCCTGGCTGTTTGCCGGTACTGttcaacaaaatatactttttggTTCGCCGATGGACAAAGAGCGTTACAAACAA GTTATAAGCGTATGTGCattaaaaactgattttaaacaatttccGCATGGTGACAGAACTTTGGTGGGAGAAAGAGGAGTTACTCTAAGTGGGGGTCAGAGATCGAGAATAAATGTAGCTAG AGCAATATACAAACAAGCAGATATATATTTACTGGACGATCCTTTGTCGGCAGTTGATTCTAAAGTTGGCAGGCATTTGTTTGAGAAATGCATCAAAG ATTATCTCAAAGAAAAAGCATGCGTTCTTATTACTCACCAAGTACAATACTTAACTGATGTCGATCAAATAATTCTAATGGATAAT GGAAGCATAGTAGCTGAAGGTTCTTATCAAGAACTACAAGCCACCGCTTTTGAGTTTGCAAAATCACTTGGATCTTCAGATGATACAAGAACAAATGATCCAGAAAATGATACCAACAACAGTTTAAATGCTCATATGGTTTCAACTTTGCTCGGTTCTAACAAAAGTATTTCATCGTCTCAAAATGATGTTAATGTTAGTGGAGATCTAGctgaaaaatcgaaaaatacgGACAAAAGTCGGTCGTCTGGTCGTGTTTCGATTAAAGTTTATCGATCATATTTATCTGCCAACGGGAgtgtttttaaagtatttttagtacttttttgttttattcttacCCAAGTATTGGCTACTGGTGTTGATTATTGGATTAGCTTTTG gaTATCACATGAAGAATATGTTTTGCATAACACAATAAGCtacaatatatcaaataataatggtaCATTATCGTCTAGTGATTCATTCACTACACTATTGTTTTCGTCAAATTTTCGTCAAAACTGTATGATCTTATACgccattatattaatttttttgattataaccaTTATCGTCAGGTGTGTGACGTACGTATTGTTCTGTACGAGAGCTTCGATAAATGTGCATAATCAAATGTTCGATAGATTTATTAAAGCCACGATGCTATTTTTCAATACTAGGTCTTCTG GTGACATGTTGAATCGTTTTTCAAAGGACATCGGAGCTGTTGACGAGATGttgccatatattatatttgattgtttgcaa CTGGCAATGTTACTTTTGGGAATCATATTTATTGTTGGATTTGTTAATAGTTACCTCATGATACCGACATGTATCATGGTAGTAGTATTCTATAAGATTAGAGTTTTCAATTTGCCTACGTCAAGAAGTATCAAACGGTTAGAAGGaatta cacGAAGTCCTGTATTTGCACATATGAAAGAAACATTACGAGGTTTAACAACAATAAGGGCATACAAAGTAGAACAAATTTTAATCAATGAATTTGACGAGCATCAA GACTTACATTCCTCGGCTTGGAATATGTACATTTGTGCGAATCAAGCGTTCGGGCTCTGGTTGGATCTTGTCAgtattacttatataggtattgtaatattCAGCTTCTTTGCTGTTGAAAATG ATCATGGAGGAAATATTGGTCTAACTATTACTCAAACGATTACATTAACTTCAATAATCCAATGGGGAGTAAGACAATTATCAGTCTTAGAAAATCAAATGACATCTGTAGAAAGAATACTTGAATACACAGATTTACCGCAGGAAGCTGATTTTCAATCTCCTGCTG AAAAAGCACCTCCCAACGAATGGCCTTTTTCgggaaaaattgaatttcaaaattttaatcttCGTTATAGCCTAGATTCACCATATGTGTTAAAAAATctcaattttcaaatacaacCAATGGAAAAA atCGGAATCGTTGGCAGGACCGGTGCAGGGAAATCGTCCATTATTGGGGCATTGTTTAGATTTGCTTTCAATGAAGGATCTATCATTATCGACGATATAGAGATACATAAATTAGGATTACACGACCTGAGATCTAAGTTTTCCATCATCCCCCAAGAACCAGTTTTGTTTTCAGGAACAATGCGGACGAATTTAGATCCATTTGATGAATATCCCGATCTGGTACTTTGGAATGCTTTAGATGAA gtGGAACTTAAAACTGTCGTTGAAAAATTGCCAGGtggtttaaattcaaaaatgtctgCTTTTGGTTCTAATTTCAGTGTTGGTCAAAGACAGTTATTATGCTTAGCTAGGGCTATAgttcgaaataataaaattataatattggatgAAGCCACTGCCAATGTTGATCcaca AACCGATGTCTTGATTCAAAATACAATtagaaataaattcaaattatgcaCAGTGTTAACGATTGCTCATCGATTGAATACCATTATGGATTCTGACCGGGTACTTGTTATGGACGCTGGCACAGTAGTTGAATTTGATCATTCATATAATTTACTGAAAAACAAAGatggatttttatataaaatggtagAACAAACGGGAATAATTACATCTGAATTATTGCATAACATGGCCTCCGAG
- the LOC100161113 gene encoding probable multidrug resistance-associated protein lethal(2)03659 isoform X3, whose translation MLNLFKIGQDRDLDETDLYTTLDDQVSSSLGDKLEKEWRLELTNAYSANRTPSLPRALIKMFGYKYMFIGFIFAINDIIFKVSGPLLVGGLLAYFNPDGSNTTDLKNAYMYASGIVLSLLIIMILQHSSIQENLQCAMKMRVACCSIIFRKALCLSQTALGETTVGQVINLISNDVGRFDVAMTSIHYIWIGPLLTTVVIYFLWHEIGISSLIGVSGFLFFIPLQCLLGKKMSEYRLKTATITDERIRLMNEIISGIQIIKMYTWEKPFAKLIEHTRKKEMKQIRITSFLGILTFAFQVVQAKLQLFISILSFMLLGNNISIRKVFVLAAFFSVLQQPMTRFFGRGLAQLAELKISLKRIQNFMLLEEKDSKIPNLSTSAVKPLTIGVIKSDINTDNLDIKKNPCSNGFGIVFSNASAKWTDIQTCNTLENINLNIIPGRLVAIIGPVGSGKSSLLQAVLRELPLSTGKISVCGKVSYAAQEPWLFAGTVQQNILFGSPMDKERYKQVISVCALKTDFKQFPHGDRTLVGERGVTLSGGQRSRINVARAIYKQADIYLLDDPLSAVDSKVGRHLFEKCIKDYLKEKACVLITHQVQYLTDVDQIILMDNGSIVAEGSYQELQATAFEFAKSLGSSDDTRTNDPENDTNNSLNAHMVSTLLGSNKSISSSQNDVNVSGDLAEKSKNTDKSRSSGRVSIKVYRSYLSANGSVFKVFLVLFCFILTQVLATGVDYWISFWISHEEYVLHNTISYNISNNNGTLSSSDSFTTLLFSSNFRQNCMILYAIILIFLIITIIVRCVTYVLFCTRASINVHNQMFDRFIKATMLFFNTRSSGDMLNRFSKDIGAVDEMLPYIIFDCLQLAMLLLGIIFIVGFVNSYLMIPTCIMVVVFYKIRVFNLPTSRSIKRLEGITRSPVFAHMKETLRGLTTIRAYKVEQILINEFDEHQDLHSSAWNMYICANQAFGLWLDLVSITYIGIVIFSFFAVENDHGGNIGLTITQTITLTSIIQWGVRQLSVLENQMTSVERILEYTDLPQEADFQSPAEKAPPNEWPFSGKIEFQNFNLRYSLDSPYVLKNLNFQIQPMEKIGIVGRTGAGKSSIIGALFRFAFNEGSIIIDDIEIHKLGLHDLRSKFSIIPQEPVLFSGTMRTNLDPFDEYPDLVLWNALDEVELKTVVEKLPGGLNSKMSAFGSNFSVGQRQLLCLARAIVRNNKIIILDEATANVDPQTDVLIQNTIRNKFKLCTVLTIAHRLNTIMDSDRVLVMDAGTVVEFDHSYNLLKNKDGFLYKMVEQTGIITSELLHNMASESFNVQTK comes from the exons ATGTTAAACCTGTTCAAAATAGGACAAGACAGAGATTTAGATGAAACCGATTTATACACGACATTGGACGACCAGGTATCATCATCATTAGGCGATAAATtagaaaa GGAATGGCGTTTAGAACTGACCAATGCATATTCTGCGAATCGTACGCCTAGTCTGCCGAGAGCTCtgattaaaatgtttggttataaatatatgttcatTGGATTTATATTCGccatcaatgatattatttttaa agtATCTGGGCCACTATTAGTTGGCGGGTTATTAGCATATTTCAACCCCGATGGTTCCAACACTACAGACCTGAAAAACGCATACATGTATGCGTCTGGTATAGTACTTTCCttgttaattataatgatattgcaACATTCAAGTATTCAAGAAAACTTACAATGTGCGATGAAGATGCGAGTTGCTTGCTGTTCTATCATATTTAGAAAG GCATTGTGTTTAAGTCAAACAGCTCTTGGTGAGACCACTGTGGGTCaagtaataaatttgatatcgAATGATGTTGGTCGATTCGATGTTGCAATGACCTCAATTCATTATATATGGATTGGTCCTCTGCTAACAACtgtggtaatatattttttgtggcATGAAATTGGCATATCGTCATTAATTGGAGTAtctggatttttattttttattccattaCAAT GTTTGTTGGGGAAAAAAATGTCCGAATATCGATTGAAGACGGCCACAATTACCGATGAGAGAATACGTTTAATGAACGAAATAATTTCGGGaatacaaataatcaaaatgtaCACTTGGGAAAAACCATTTGCAAAACTTATAGAACATACCAGAAA AAAGGAAATGAAACAAATTCGAATAACTTCATTTCTGGGAATTCTAACTTTTGCGTTTCAAGTAGTTCAAGCTAAACTTCAGCTGTTCATCAGTATTTTATCATTCATGTTACTTGGAAACAATATCTCAATCagaaaa gtttttgtctTAGCTGCATTTTTCTCTGTATTGCAACAACCAATGACGAGGTTCTTCGGCCGAGGTTTAGCGCAATTAGCTGAACTGAAAATTTCTCTGAAACGCATACAG AACTTTATGTTGCTTGAAGAAAAAGATAGCAAAATCCCAAATCTTTCAACATCTGCAGTCAAACCATTAACAATTGGAGTTATAAAATCGGACATAAATACAGACAAtcttgatattaaaaaaaacccatgTTCAAATGGTTTTGGTATAGTTTTTTCGAATGCTAGTGCAAAGTGGACAGACATCCAAACATGTAACACTTTGGAAAACATTAATCTAAATATCATACCAGGACGATTGGTGGCAATTATCGGACCAGTAGGATCCGGAAAA AGTTCATTATTACAAGCAGTCTTACGCGAATTGCCACTTTCCACAGGTAAAATATCCGTTTGTGGTAAAGTGTCTTATGCAGCACAAGAACCCTGGCTGTTTGCCGGTACTGttcaacaaaatatactttttggTTCGCCGATGGACAAAGAGCGTTACAAACAA GTTATAAGCGTATGTGCattaaaaactgattttaaacaatttccGCATGGTGACAGAACTTTGGTGGGAGAAAGAGGAGTTACTCTAAGTGGGGGTCAGAGATCGAGAATAAATGTAGCTAG AGCAATATACAAACAAGCAGATATATATTTACTGGACGATCCTTTGTCGGCAGTTGATTCTAAAGTTGGCAGGCATTTGTTTGAGAAATGCATCAAAG ATTATCTCAAAGAAAAAGCATGCGTTCTTATTACTCACCAAGTACAATACTTAACTGATGTCGATCAAATAATTCTAATGGATAAT GGAAGCATAGTAGCTGAAGGTTCTTATCAAGAACTACAAGCCACCGCTTTTGAGTTTGCAAAATCACTTGGATCTTCAGATGATACAAGAACAAATGATCCAGAAAATGATACCAACAACAGTTTAAATGCTCATATGGTTTCAACTTTGCTCGGTTCTAACAAAAGTATTTCATCGTCTCAAAATGATGTTAATGTTAGTGGAGATCTAGctgaaaaatcgaaaaatacgGACAAAAGTCGGTCGTCTGGTCGTGTTTCGATTAAAGTTTATCGATCATATTTATCTGCCAACGGGAgtgtttttaaagtatttttagtacttttttgttttattcttacCCAAGTATTGGCTACTGGTGTTGATTATTGGATTAGCTTTTG gaTATCACATGAAGAATATGTTTTGCATAACACAATAAGCtacaatatatcaaataataatggtaCATTATCGTCTAGTGATTCATTCACTACACTATTGTTTTCGTCAAATTTTCGTCAAAACTGTATGATCTTATACgccattatattaatttttttgattataaccaTTATCGTCAGGTGTGTGACGTACGTATTGTTCTGTACGAGAGCTTCGATAAATGTGCATAATCAAATGTTCGATAGATTTATTAAAGCCACGATGCTATTTTTCAATACTAGGTCTTCTG GTGACATGTTGAATCGTTTTTCAAAGGACATCGGAGCTGTTGACGAGATGttgccatatattatatttgattgtttgcaa CTGGCAATGTTACTTTTGGGAATCATATTTATTGTTGGATTTGTTAATAGTTACCTCATGATACCGACATGTATCATGGTAGTAGTATTCTATAAGATTAGAGTTTTCAATTTGCCTACGTCAAGAAGTATCAAACGGTTAGAAGGaatta cacGAAGTCCTGTATTTGCACATATGAAAGAAACATTACGAGGTTTAACAACAATAAGGGCATACAAAGTAGAACAAATTTTAATCAATGAATTTGACGAGCATCAA GACTTACATTCCTCGGCTTGGAATATGTACATTTGTGCGAATCAAGCGTTCGGGCTCTGGTTGGATCTTGTCAgtattacttatataggtattgtaatattCAGCTTCTTTGCTGTTGAAAATG ATCATGGAGGAAATATTGGTCTAACTATTACTCAAACGATTACATTAACTTCAATAATCCAATGGGGAGTAAGACAATTATCAGTCTTAGAAAATCAAATGACATCTGTAGAAAGAATACTTGAATACACAGATTTACCGCAGGAAGCTGATTTTCAATCTCCTGCTG AAAAAGCACCTCCCAACGAATGGCCTTTTTCgggaaaaattgaatttcaaaattttaatcttCGTTATAGCCTAGATTCACCATATGTGTTAAAAAATctcaattttcaaatacaacCAATGGAAAAA atCGGAATCGTTGGCAGGACCGGTGCAGGGAAATCGTCCATTATTGGGGCATTGTTTAGATTTGCTTTCAATGAAGGATCTATCATTATCGACGATATAGAGATACATAAATTAGGATTACACGACCTGAGATCTAAGTTTTCCATCATCCCCCAAGAACCAGTTTTGTTTTCAGGAACAATGCGGACGAATTTAGATCCATTTGATGAATATCCCGATCTGGTACTTTGGAATGCTTTAGATGAA gtGGAACTTAAAACTGTCGTTGAAAAATTGCCAGGtggtttaaattcaaaaatgtctgCTTTTGGTTCTAATTTCAGTGTTGGTCAAAGACAGTTATTATGCTTAGCTAGGGCTATAgttcgaaataataaaattataatattggatgAAGCCACTGCCAATGTTGATCcaca AACCGATGTCTTGATTCAAAATACAATtagaaataaattcaaattatgcaCAGTGTTAACGATTGCTCATCGATTGAATACCATTATGGATTCTGACCGGGTACTTGTTATGGACGCTGGCACAGTAGTTGAATTTGATCATTCATATAATTTACTGAAAAACAAAGatggatttttatataaaatggtagAACAAACGGGAATAATTACATCTGAATTATTGCATAACATGGCCTCCGAG